In one Saimiri boliviensis isolate mSaiBol1 chromosome 19, mSaiBol1.pri, whole genome shotgun sequence genomic region, the following are encoded:
- the SLAMF9 gene encoding SLAM family member 9 precursor (The RefSeq protein has 5 substitutions compared to this genomic sequence), which yields MYAFPWLLLFLLLQEAKGDSGDDVDPEEVVAVLQESIILPLEIPPDEEVENILWSSHKTLATVVPGKEGHPATIMVTNPQYQGRVSLLDPSYSLHISNLSWEDSGLYKVQVNLRSSQISIMQQYDLRVYRRLSKPHLTLKFEISGEGACNMSLTCSVEKAGMDVTYSWLSWGDSTYTSHEGPVLSTAWSPGDRALFYTCRASNPISNISSRPIPAGPFCADPDYASEKPSTDFCLLTKGLLIFLLLLILAIGIWVIQVWKRCRMPRMKKLRRNRMKLRRKAKPGSSTS from the exons ATGTATGCCTTTCCTTGGCTGCTCCTTTTCCTGCTGCTCCAGGAGG CCAAAGGAGACTCTGGAGATGATGTGGATCCTGAGGAAGTGGTTGCGGTCCTTCAGGAGTCCATCATCCTCCCCCTGGAAATACCGCCCGATGAAGAGGTTGAGAACATCATCTGGTCCTCCCACAAAACCCTTGCAACTGTAGTGCCAGGGAAAGAGGGACATCCAGCTACCATCATGGTGACCAACCCACAGTACCAGGGCCGAGTGAGCCTCCTGGACCCCAGCTATTCCCTGCATATCAGCAATCTGAGCTGGGAGGACTCGGGGCTTTACAAGGTTCAAGTCAACCTGAGATCATCCCAGATCTCTATCATGCAGGAGTACGATCTCCGTGTCTACC GACGGCTGTCAAAGCCCCACATCACCGTGAAGTTTGAGATCTCTGGGGAAGGTGCCTGCAATATGTCCCTGATGTGCTCTGTGGAGAAGGCAGGCATGGACGTGACCTACAGCTGGCTCTCCTGGGGGGATAGCACTTACACATCCCATGAAGGCCCTGTCCTCAGCACAGCCTGGAGTCCGGGGGACAGGGCCCTCTTCTACACTTGCAGAGCCAGCAACCCCATCAGCAACATCAGTTCTCGCCCCATCCCTGCTGGGCCCTTCTGTGCAG ATCCTGACTATGCTTCTGAGAAGCCCTCAACAGACTTCTGCCTCTTGACCAAGGGATTGCTCATCTTCTTGCTCTTGCTAATTCTGGCCATTGGGATCTGGGTCATCCAAGTCTGGAAAAGATGCAGAATGCCAAGGATGAAGAAACTCAggagaaacagaatgaaattgaGAAGGAAGGCAAAGCCTGGCTCTAGCACTTCCTGA